The following nucleotide sequence is from Alkalihalobacillus sp. LMS39.
TAGGTCGAGTGATTTTACGTTTATTAGACCCAACAGAAGGTACGATTACATTCGAAGGAACAGATATTTCTAATCTTCGTCAAGGAAAAATCCGCCCGTTGCGTAGAGATATGCAAATGGTGTTTCAAGACCCATATGCATCATTAAATCCGAGAATGAGTGTTGGAGAACTGATTGAAGAACCAATGTTAGTCCAAAAAACACTTGGCAAAAAAGAAAGAAAAGATATGGTGATTGAGCTCCTTCAAAAAGTTGGACTTGGACCAGAAGCTCGTCTGAAATATCCACATGAATTCTCAGGTGGACAAAGACAACGAATCGGGATTGCAAGAGCACTGTCAACAAAACCAAAGTTCATTATAGGTGACGAGCCGGTATCCGCTCTTGATGTATCTGTACAGTCTCAAGTATTAAATATTATGGATGATTTACAAGATGACTTTGATTTAACATATTTGTTCATTGCCCATGACTTAAGTGTTGTAAAACACATAAGTGATAGAGTAGCTGTTATGTATTTAGGTCGTATCGCAGAAATTGCACCTAAACATTCTTTATATGACAAGCCGCTACATCCGTACACACAAGCATTGATTTCAGCTGTGCCATCGACAGATGTAACGAAAAAGAAAGAAAAAATTAAGTTAACAGGAGAATTACCAAGTCCGTCCAATCCACCAACAGGTTGTTCTTTCCATACTCGCTGTCCTCATGCACATGACAGATGTAAAGTAGAACGACCAGAATTGACGGATATGGGAGATGGCCACTTTGTTGCTTGTCACTTATACACTGAACCTGAACCAAAAGTAGAACCAGAAACAGTATAATGTGACCTCACATACTTTTACTAATTTAGGAGGTGGTGGCTTCAAAGAAAAAGAAAGAAAAAAGCATCAACTATGTATTGGGTTTATCAAAAAAAAATAACAGGGGGAAACAAACACATGAATAAGAAAAGTTTATTGTTTATGTTAGTTGCTTTACTTACGTTTGGGATGATCCTTGCTGCTTGTGGCGGTAATGGTGACGAACCAACAAATGAAGATCCTACAGAAGCACCTGCAGAAGGTGAAGGTGAAGGCGAAGGAACTGCTGGTGAACCACAACAAGGTGGTACAGTAACAGCTGCAATGTTCTCAGCGCCTGGACATCAGTTCAACCCAATTTTCTATTCAGATTCTTATGAAGCAAACATCTTAGATTTCACACATGAATCTTTAGTAACGTTAGATGAAAACCTTGATTGGATTCCAGAATTAGCTAAAGAGTGGAAATTCAATGATGAGTTCACTGAGTTAACTTACACGTTAGAAGAAGGCGTTAAATGGCATGACGGTGAAGAATTTACTGCAGAAGACGTAGTATTTACTTATACGGCTATTGCTGACCCTGAATATACTCCAGCTGGTGGTGTACGTGTTGACTACGTAAACCAATTAGTTGGCTATGAAGAGTATGTAGCTGGTGAAACAGATACATTTGAAGGTGTTAAAGCAGATGGTGACTATACGGTTACTTTCTACTTTGCAGAGCCTAGTATTACTGCTTTACAATATACTAGTTTTCCAATTATTCCTGCTCACATCTTTGAAGGTGTAGATGTAGCAGATATTCCTGAACATCCAGCTTCACGTAATGCAGGAGAAGTAATTGGTACTGGTCCTTTCAAATTAACAAATATGCAAGAAGGCGAGCAATATGTTCTTGAGCGTCATGATGACTACTGGAAAGGTACTCCAAATCTTGACCGTGTAGTATGGCGTGTTGTTGATAACGCAATTATGACTGGTTTACTTCAAAATGAAGAAATTGACATGGTAGGACTTCCTGGTGGGGTTCCGGCAGCAGACGCAGCAGATGTGGATGCAATGCCAAATGTAACGTTAGTTCAAGACCAAGACTTCGGTTACCAATACCTTGGATTTAAATTACACCATTCTGAAGGTGAGCAGTCTGATTGGACTGACAAATCAGGTTGGGTAGAAAATGAAAAACTTGCTGACGTTCAAGTTCGTCAAGCGATTGCTTATGCTGTTAACCGTCAAGGTTTTGTTGATGGATTAATGCATGGTCAAGGGATTGTTTTAAATGCACCATTCCCTGAAGCTTCTTGGGCATTTAACCCAGATGCTGTAAATCAATATGAGTACAGTGAAGAAAAAGCAAACGAATTACTTGATGCTGCTGGATATAAAGATTCAAATGGTGATGGTTTCCGTGAAGACCCTAACGGCAACGAGTGGGTTCTTAACTTAGACTATCCAACTGGTAACGAAACTCGTGAGCGTACAGCTCCAATCATCGTTGAAAACTTAGCTGCTGTTGGAATTAAAGTAGATATGAGAAGCCCTCGTGAAGCTGCTGCTCACTTTGAGTTAGTTGAGCGTAACGATACAGACTGGGATTTATACCTAGCTGGTTGGGGACTATCAACTGGAGACCCAGATCCATCTGGTATCCACAGATCAACTGCTGCTTACAACTATTTACGTTGGGATGATGCTCACAGTGATGAGTTGTTAGATAAAGCACTTCAAGCTCCAGAAGCATTTGAGCTTGAGTACCGTCAAGACATTTACAATGAGTGGGCAAAATATTACTCAGAGCAACTACCAGCTTTGCCGTTATATAGTGCTAACGTAAACGTAGCATTCAATAACAAGTTCCATGGCTGGACTGTAAAACCTCGTGATGTCAATAGCGATTCTCACTTATGGTGGGTAGAACAATAATTTATAACAAGTAGAAGTTCAAGGGTGCATGGTCTAGACCTGCTGTGCACCCCCTTTTACTGTGTAGGAGGAGGACAATCATGTATAAATACATCATTCGAAGGGTCTTGCAATTCATACCTATGCTTTTTGTCGTGACAGTTGTCATTTTTGCACTTGCTCACGCTGCACCCGGAGACCCGTTATCTGGAGAGATATTAGATCCAAATATTCCACATGAAGTGTTGGAAGAGCGAAGAGAAGCATTAGGATTAAATGATCCTATTTATGTTCAATATTGGAATTGGTTATCTTCAGTTGCTAAAGGTGACTTTGGTCAATCCATGCATTATACAGGACGTTCAGTAAGTGAATTAATCGGTTCACGGATTATGAATACCTTATATTTATCTATATTCGCTTTGGTCATTACAATTTTAGTTGCAATTCCAATTGGGATTTATTCAGCGAAAAAACCATATTCATTGCTTGACTATAGTGCAACTACATTTGCTTTTCTCGGTCTTGCAACTCCTAACTTCTTTGCGGCATTAATTGCCATTTACGTCTTTTCGTTCCAGCTTGGGTGGTTTCCATCCCAAGGTACGGTGTCTGCAGTAGGCTTAACAGGTTTTGAACTATTTTTTGATAAATTAAGACATTTAGTTTTACCTGGTTTTACACTCGGTTTGGCAAGTACAGCAATTTATATGCGTTATATGAGAACGGAAATGATGGAAGTTATGGGTAGTGATTATATTCGGACTGCAAGAGCAAAAGGTCTTGGACCACGTCCAGTCTTATATAAACATACACTTCGTAATGCTTTAATTCCTATTATTACGTTGTTAGGTTTTGAGTTTGGAACATTATTAAGTGGAGCTGTTATAACAGAAGCCGTGTTTAACTATCCTGGCTTAGGAACATTGTTTTTAAACTCGATTCAAAATCGAGACTATCCTGTCATTATGGCAATTAACTTAATCCTAGCAGTAACAATCCTTGTTGGAAATTTACTTGCTGATATTGGATATGCGTTAGTTGACCCTAGAATTCGTTACGATTGAGGTGAGCGCTAATGAATAGTACAGCAAATGCAGAACAACCGAAAAAAGTTGCAAAAAGTGCAAGTCCTTTTCAACTAGCAATGCGGCGCTTCCTTCGTAATAAGTTAGCCATTTTAGGAATTGTCCTCTTAGTTATTTTCGTTTTAGTTGCTATATTTGCACCTTGGATTGCAACACATGATCCAACAAAATCGAATTTAATGAATGTTATGGCAAAGCCAGGTGGGGAGCATATTTTAGGTACAGATAGCTCTGGTCGAGATAATTTTTCTAGATTAGTGTATGGTGCCCGAATTTCGATTATTATTGGATTAGCAGCGATGTTATTTACATTAGTTATTGGGCTTGTTTTAGGTTCACTTTCTGGGTATTACGGTGGAAAAGTCGATAGCATTATTATGAGAGCAACAGATTTAATGTTAATTTTCCCGTTTTTATTAATTGCTTTAACAATTATGGCAATTGCGGATAAAGTGACAATCGGTTTATTTATTACGATTATCGCCTTAACCTCGTGGCCGAACATTACGAGGATCTTGCGTGGTACATTTTTATCTTTACGTGAAAAAGAATTTATATTAGGCGCTCGTTCAATTGGGTGTTCTGATTTCCGTATTATTACAAAGCATTTTCTACCAAATGCAGTTGGACCGATTATCGTAAATGCGACATTAATGATGGCAACGATGATTATTATCGAGTCAGCATTAAGTTTCATCGGTTTTGGTATTCCACAACCCACACCAACATGGGGGAATATGGTTACTGAAGCTAGAAGTTTACGTGTATTAACACAATATCCTGAAGCATGGATTCCACCAGGCTTAGCTATTTTGTTAACGGTACTTGCAATTAACTTTATAGGCGATGGCTTACGTGATGCGTTTGATCCGAAAAGTAGAAATCGTTAAAGAGAGAAAAATAGGGGTTCAATCCATTAATGGGTTGGACTTCTTTTCATTTCATATAGCGTGATGTATAAGTTTCCATAAGTTGTTAAAACTACATGAGTAGAAATTTTATTATAAAGGAGTTTACACGTGAGACACGAACGTCAGCAAGGCCGAATCGTAAAAAGTAAGTTAGATGAAGTAGAAAAAACTTTTTTACGCTGGTCAAGTATGAAAAAAATTGAGCTAGAGGTAGAAAAATATCGAAAAGACAGGTAACATGGAAGAAACTAAAAATCCATGTTATTTTATTTTTATAAAGAGGATGTACTATGAATAATGATGAAGCCATTATGCGAATGGCAATTGAACAAGCGAAAAAAGCTGAGCAATTAAGAGAAGTTCCGATTGGTGCAGTGATCGTCTATAATGGAGAAGTCATTGCAACCGGATATAATCAAAGGGAAACAACGCAACAAGCAATGGGTCATGCTGAAATAATAGCTATTAACGAAGCTTGTAAAACATTAAATACGTGGCGATTAACAGGATGTACCCTTTATGTTACATTAGAACCATGCCCAATGTGCGCAGGCGCAATTGTTCAATCTAGAATGGACCGAGTTGTATTTGGAGCACGTGACCCAAAAGCGGGTTGTTGTGGCACAATTTATAATCTTCTTTCAGAGTCTAAATTTAACCACCAAGCCGATTGGACAGAAGGAATTTTAGCTGAAGAATGTGGAGCGTTATTATCGAATTTTTTTAAAGACATAAGAAAACAAAAAAAACAAAAGAATAAAAATGAGGAAAAGGGGGAAAACGAATGAGACCGAATCAATTTTCATTAGAAACAGCACAGAAAATTGCCGAAAAGTTAAAGATGCCACTTGAACACGTCATGCACACACCTCCGCATATTATTATGGCCAAGCTTGCTCAAAAAGAAGCCGAAGAGAAACAAGAGAATGATGAAACTTGAGTAAATAATATGTAATAATGGGAGAGCATTACTGTTGCATTTTCATTGTAAACCATCTATACTAAATATTGCGTCGTTATAACAGGCGCACTTAAACATTGTTAATTAATTTGCCGTGCTAAGCGGGGAGGTAGCGGTGCCCTGTACTCGCAATCCGCTATAGCGAGGCCGAATTCCAACTCTAGGTCTTGCTGTCGTAGGGTCTGCCCTAAGTAAGTGGTGTTGACGCTTGGGTTCTACGCAACGGAAACCCATGAACCCTGTCAGGTCCGGAAGGAAGCAGCAGTAAGTGGTCCCTTCCGTGTGCCGTAGAGGTGCCTGGGCCGAGCTAACTGCTTAGGTAACGCCTGGGACAGCTTGATCGAAAGTTGGTGCACGGCATTCACTTTATATAAAGCAATAACTACAATTATGTAGTTGTTGCTTTTTTACTATATAAAACAATTGGCTTCATAGTACTTTGATTTTCCAAGAGGTATGAGTATAATATATAAGGGACGTATGGTTTGTAAAAGGGGGAGTGAGAATGAGTTACCAAGCATTATATCGTGTTTGGAGGCCGCAATTCTTAAAAGATGTGGCTGGTCAAGAACATATTACGAAAACACTACAAAATGCTTTAGGTCAATCGAAGTTTTCTCACGCTTATCTTTTTACAGGTCCACGTGGGACAGGGAAAACAAGTGCTGCTAAAATTATGGCAAAAGCGATTAACTGTGAAAAAGCGCCTGTACAGGAACCCTGTAATGAATGTCGGACATGTATTGGAATAACGGATGGATCGATTGTTGATGTTATTGAGATTGATGCTGCGTCTAATAATGGTGTTGACGAAATCCGTGATATTCGGGATAAAGTAAAATTTGCCCCCAATGAAGTTCGGTATAAAGTTTATATTATTGATGAAGTACATATGCTTTCCACGGGTGCGTTTAATGCGCTTTTAAAAACGCTAGAAGAACCACCAAAACATGTTGTTTTTATTTTAGCTACAACAGAACCGCATAAAATTCCGTTAACGATTATATCAAGGTGTCAACGTTTTGATTTTAAACGAATTACAAATCAATCACTTGTAAACCGAATGCAATATATCGTTAGCCATTATGAAACTACAGTTGATGATGATGCTTTATTCTTATTGGCGAGAGCTGCTGATGGAGGAATGCGGGATGCGTTAAGTCTACTTGATCAAGCTATATCTTATAGTGATGGTCATGTCACAGTTGATGATGTGTTATCGATAACAGGAGCAGTATCAGAACGGTTTTTAATCGATGTGATAAAAGCGTTAAGTGAGCAAAATGTGCAAGGTGCCTTGCAATCAGTCAATGGCATTATTAATGAAGGAAAAGATCCACAGCGATTTATTGAAGATTTAATATTTTATTTCCGTGATATTCTTCTTTATCAAACGGCCCCATCACTTGAAGAAGCACTTGAGCGAGCAAAAGTAGATGACGAATTTAAGGAGCTATCCGCTTCTCTTGCAACGACATCAATTTATCATTACATTAATGTCTTAAATCATAGTCAACAAGAGATGAAATGGGCTTCCCATTCAAAAATATTTTTAGAAGTGGCTATCGTTAAATTATGTCAACAGCCAGCATCTGCTAACGTAAAAGATAATAATAATGAGCTTGAATCATTAAAAGGGAAAATCCAACAGTTAGAACAAACACTTGAAAGTCTTAAGTCAGGGCAAGGACTCCAGCAAGTTCAAGCAACTGAAGAGCAAAAACCAAAACGCCGAGTGGCGCCACAAACATCAACAGGAAGAGTAGCAACGCCGCAAATTAAAGAAATGCTCAAGCAAGCTTCAAAAGCAGATTTGCAGCGAGTAACTAATTCGTGGGGCAAAGTCATGGAACTCGTTCGTAAAAATAATATTCGAGCCCATGCGTGGCTAAGTGATTGTAAACCAGTAGCCGCATCCCCAACAGTTGTATTACTAGCGTTTCAAAATGAAATGCATCGTGATATGATTGATACGAAATTCCGCAATGATGTAGAAAAAACTATTTCTGAAGTGTGTAATCAACCTACACAGTTATTATCGTTATTAGTCCATCAGTGGGATAAGATAAAAGAGGAATTTGTTCGCGAGCAACGAGGTGAAAGCGAAGAAAAACAAGAAGACCCTATGGTAGATGAAGCGATAAAATTAGTTGGTTCTGATTTAATAGAAATCATTGAATGAGATAATAATATTGGAGGCGAAGAAAGATGAAGAACATGGGACAAATGATGAAACAAATGCAAAAAATGCAAAAGCAAATGGCAAAGGCACAGGAAGAACTTAAGGAAAAAACAGTAGAAGCAACAGCAGGCGGCGGCATGGTAACGGTTGTTGCAACGGGAGATAAGCGAATTGTCGATGTGAAAATTTCAGAAGAGGTCATTGACCCTGATGATGTGGATATGCTACAAGACTTAATTTTAGCTGCAACAAATGAAGCCTTAAAACAAGTTGATGAGTTAATCGAACAAGACATGGGCAAATTTACAAAAGGCATGAATATTCCAGGAATGTTCTAGGAGGGTAACAGGTTGCAATATCCTGAACCGATAGCAAAATTAATTGAAGGATTTATGAGATTGCCAGGAGTTGGTCCAAAAACAGCGAGCCGCCTGGCTTTTTTTGTATTAGATATGAAAGAAGACGATGTTCTTGATTTTGCAAAAGCTTTAGTGAATGCAAAGCGAAACTTAACGTATTGTTCAGTTTGTCATAATATTACCGATACCGATCCATGTCGGATTTGTGAAGACCAAAAGCGGGATCGTTCTATTGTGTGTGTAGTCCAAGATGCAAAAGATGTGATTGCCATGGAGAAAATGAGAGAATACTATGGGTTATATCACGTGTTGCATGGTGCTATCTCACCGATGGAAGGTGTAGGTCCAGAAGATATAAAAATCCCAGAACTCTTAAAGAGGCTGCAAGATGATACGATTCAAGAAGTTATTATTGCAACAAACCCTAATATTGAAGGGGAAGCGACAGCAATGTATATTTCAAGACTCGTCAAACCAACAGGTATCAAAGTGACAAGAATTGCACACGGTTTACCAGTAGGTGGCGATTTAGAATATGCTGATGAAGTAACCTTGTCAAAGGCGATTGAAGGTCGACGTGAATTGTAAAAGGGGGCTATATCTAGCATGGTATTCAAAAAGAAAGGCTACATCCGAAGTAAAGAAGATAATCGGTTATTGGAATTACTGGAGCAATTAAAATATGATTTAATGGTACAGCAGGACATTGTTAGAAAAAGTGTAGATCCATCACCAGTTGTATTGACGAATTTAAAAATTATTGAAACGAAATATTTTTTTCTATTGAGAGAAGCAAGAAAACGTGGAACAACAATGTGAACGAAAAGGTTTTTATCCTTTTCGTTCTTTTTTTGTGGGACAAACATATATGTATAGTAATAGAAAAGAGTGAGGTGGATGGTAACAATGGATCCGATTTTAATTGTCTCTTTAGTAGGTGGGCTTATTTTTTTACTATTGGTTGTTGGCGCACCAGTCAAACCACTACATTTTGTCGGACAGGCTGCAGTTAAATTACTAATAGGTGCATTATTATTATTTTTCTTAAATGCATTTGGTTCGTTATTTGACTATCATATTCCCATTAATGCAGTAACAGCTTCAGTATCTGGATTTTTAGGCATACCAGGGATTCTTGTATTAATTGCAATTGAACAATTTATATTATAATGAAAAAACGCGTGGATTAATTCCTTTAATTACCACGCGTTTTTTTGTTGCTTGTTTGAAGTATACATGGTATTATTAAATTCCTGTCGCTGATAAACAACATTTAATAAAAAAAGTTAAAGAAGTTGTTGACAACGATAGAAAGAAAATGATATGATATTCAAGTCGCTGTTGGACAAGGGGTGTCTGACACCGCAATAGCTCTTTGAAAACTGAACAAGAAAAAGCCAAGCGAATTAAAGAGATAGCAATATCTCGTCAATGAATTATTTTTGAGCTATATCAAACACTTTTATGGAGAGTTTGATCCTGGCTCAGGACGAACGCTGGCGGCGTGCCTAATACATGCAAGTCGAGCGGACAATAGGGAGCTTGCTCCCTATTGTTAGCGGCGGACGGGTGAGTAACACGTGGGCAACCTGCCCTGTAGACTGGGATAACATCGAGAAATCGGTGCTAATACCGGATAATAAATGGAATTGCATAATTCCATTATAAAAGATGGCTCCGGCTATCACTACAGGATGGGCCCGCGGCGCATTAGCTAGTTGGTAAGGTAACGGCTTACCAAGGCAACGATGCGTAGCCGACCTGAGAGGGTGATCGGCCACACTGGGACTGAGACACGGCCCAGACTCCTACGGGAGGCAGCAGTAGGGAATCTTCCGCAATGGACGAAAGTCTGACGGAGCAACGCCGCGTGAGCGATGAAGGCCTTCGGGTTGTAAAGCTCTGTTGTTAGGGAAGAACAAGTGCCATTCAAATAGGGTGGCACCTTGACGGTACCTAACCAGAAAGCCACGGCTAACTACGTGCCAGCAGCCGCGGTAATACGTAGGTGGCAAGCGTTGTCCGGAATTATTGGGCGTAAAGCGCGCGCAGGCGGTCTTTTAAGTCTGATGTGAAAGCCCCCGGCTCAACCGGGGAGGGTCATTGGAAACTGGGAGACTTGAGTACAGAAGAGGAGAGTGGAATTCCACGTGTAGCGGTGAAATGCGTAGATATGTGGAGGAACACCAGTGGCGAAGGCGACTCTCTGGTCTGTAACTGACGCTGAGGCGCGAAAGCGTGGGGAGCAAACAGGATTAGATACCCTGGTAGTCCACGCCGTAAACGATGAGTGCTAGGTGTTAGGGGTTTCGATGCCCTTAGTGCCGAAGTTAACACAGTAAGCACTCCGCCTGGGGAGTACGACCGCAAGGTTGAAACTCAAAGGAATTGACGGGGGCCCGCACAAGCGGTGGAGCATGTGGTTTAATTCGAAGCAACGCGAAGAACCTTACCAGGTCTTGACATCCTTTGACAACCCTAGAGATAGGGCGTTCCCCTTCGGGGGACAAAGTGACAGGTGGTGCATGGTTGTCGTCAGCTCGTG
It contains:
- a CDS encoding dipeptide ABC transporter ATP-binding protein; this translates as MSNTENQKEKLVEVKNLKKYFPVKGGLLQRTVGYVKAVDDVSFDIYKGETLGIVGESGSGKSTLGRVILRLLDPTEGTITFEGTDISNLRQGKIRPLRRDMQMVFQDPYASLNPRMSVGELIEEPMLVQKTLGKKERKDMVIELLQKVGLGPEARLKYPHEFSGGQRQRIGIARALSTKPKFIIGDEPVSALDVSVQSQVLNIMDDLQDDFDLTYLFIAHDLSVVKHISDRVAVMYLGRIAEIAPKHSLYDKPLHPYTQALISAVPSTDVTKKKEKIKLTGELPSPSNPPTGCSFHTRCPHAHDRCKVERPELTDMGDGHFVACHLYTEPEPKVEPETV
- a CDS encoding peptide-binding protein, producing MNKKSLLFMLVALLTFGMILAACGGNGDEPTNEDPTEAPAEGEGEGEGTAGEPQQGGTVTAAMFSAPGHQFNPIFYSDSYEANILDFTHESLVTLDENLDWIPELAKEWKFNDEFTELTYTLEEGVKWHDGEEFTAEDVVFTYTAIADPEYTPAGGVRVDYVNQLVGYEEYVAGETDTFEGVKADGDYTVTFYFAEPSITALQYTSFPIIPAHIFEGVDVADIPEHPASRNAGEVIGTGPFKLTNMQEGEQYVLERHDDYWKGTPNLDRVVWRVVDNAIMTGLLQNEEIDMVGLPGGVPAADAADVDAMPNVTLVQDQDFGYQYLGFKLHHSEGEQSDWTDKSGWVENEKLADVQVRQAIAYAVNRQGFVDGLMHGQGIVLNAPFPEASWAFNPDAVNQYEYSEEKANELLDAAGYKDSNGDGFREDPNGNEWVLNLDYPTGNETRERTAPIIVENLAAVGIKVDMRSPREAAAHFELVERNDTDWDLYLAGWGLSTGDPDPSGIHRSTAAYNYLRWDDAHSDELLDKALQAPEAFELEYRQDIYNEWAKYYSEQLPALPLYSANVNVAFNNKFHGWTVKPRDVNSDSHLWWVEQ
- a CDS encoding ABC transporter permease: MYKYIIRRVLQFIPMLFVVTVVIFALAHAAPGDPLSGEILDPNIPHEVLEERREALGLNDPIYVQYWNWLSSVAKGDFGQSMHYTGRSVSELIGSRIMNTLYLSIFALVITILVAIPIGIYSAKKPYSLLDYSATTFAFLGLATPNFFAALIAIYVFSFQLGWFPSQGTVSAVGLTGFELFFDKLRHLVLPGFTLGLASTAIYMRYMRTEMMEVMGSDYIRTARAKGLGPRPVLYKHTLRNALIPIITLLGFEFGTLLSGAVITEAVFNYPGLGTLFLNSIQNRDYPVIMAINLILAVTILVGNLLADIGYALVDPRIRYD
- the opp4C gene encoding oligopeptide ABC transporter permease; this translates as MNSTANAEQPKKVAKSASPFQLAMRRFLRNKLAILGIVLLVIFVLVAIFAPWIATHDPTKSNLMNVMAKPGGEHILGTDSSGRDNFSRLVYGARISIIIGLAAMLFTLVIGLVLGSLSGYYGGKVDSIIMRATDLMLIFPFLLIALTIMAIADKVTIGLFITIIALTSWPNITRILRGTFLSLREKEFILGARSIGCSDFRIITKHFLPNAVGPIIVNATLMMATMIIIESALSFIGFGIPQPTPTWGNMVTEARSLRVLTQYPEAWIPPGLAILLTVLAINFIGDGLRDAFDPKSRNR
- the tadA gene encoding tRNA adenosine(34) deaminase TadA, translating into MNNDEAIMRMAIEQAKKAEQLREVPIGAVIVYNGEVIATGYNQRETTQQAMGHAEIIAINEACKTLNTWRLTGCTLYVTLEPCPMCAGAIVQSRMDRVVFGARDPKAGCCGTIYNLLSESKFNHQADWTEGILAEECGALLSNFFKDIRKQKKQKNKNEEKGENE
- a CDS encoding YycC family protein, encoding MRPNQFSLETAQKIAEKLKMPLEHVMHTPPHIIMAKLAQKEAEEKQENDET
- the dnaX gene encoding DNA polymerase III subunit gamma/tau; the encoded protein is MSYQALYRVWRPQFLKDVAGQEHITKTLQNALGQSKFSHAYLFTGPRGTGKTSAAKIMAKAINCEKAPVQEPCNECRTCIGITDGSIVDVIEIDAASNNGVDEIRDIRDKVKFAPNEVRYKVYIIDEVHMLSTGAFNALLKTLEEPPKHVVFILATTEPHKIPLTIISRCQRFDFKRITNQSLVNRMQYIVSHYETTVDDDALFLLARAADGGMRDALSLLDQAISYSDGHVTVDDVLSITGAVSERFLIDVIKALSEQNVQGALQSVNGIINEGKDPQRFIEDLIFYFRDILLYQTAPSLEEALERAKVDDEFKELSASLATTSIYHYINVLNHSQQEMKWASHSKIFLEVAIVKLCQQPASANVKDNNNELESLKGKIQQLEQTLESLKSGQGLQQVQATEEQKPKRRVAPQTSTGRVATPQIKEMLKQASKADLQRVTNSWGKVMELVRKNNIRAHAWLSDCKPVAASPTVVLLAFQNEMHRDMIDTKFRNDVEKTISEVCNQPTQLLSLLVHQWDKIKEEFVREQRGESEEKQEDPMVDEAIKLVGSDLIEIIE
- a CDS encoding YbaB/EbfC family nucleoid-associated protein, whose protein sequence is MKNMGQMMKQMQKMQKQMAKAQEELKEKTVEATAGGGMVTVVATGDKRIVDVKISEEVIDPDDVDMLQDLILAATNEALKQVDELIEQDMGKFTKGMNIPGMF
- the recR gene encoding recombination mediator RecR; the protein is MQYPEPIAKLIEGFMRLPGVGPKTASRLAFFVLDMKEDDVLDFAKALVNAKRNLTYCSVCHNITDTDPCRICEDQKRDRSIVCVVQDAKDVIAMEKMREYYGLYHVLHGAISPMEGVGPEDIKIPELLKRLQDDTIQEVIIATNPNIEGEATAMYISRLVKPTGIKVTRIAHGLPVGGDLEYADEVTLSKAIEGRREL
- a CDS encoding YaaL family protein, translated to MVFKKKGYIRSKEDNRLLELLEQLKYDLMVQQDIVRKSVDPSPVVLTNLKIIETKYFFLLREARKRGTTM
- a CDS encoding pro-sigmaK processing inhibitor BofA family protein, with product MDPILIVSLVGGLIFLLLVVGAPVKPLHFVGQAAVKLLIGALLLFFLNAFGSLFDYHIPINAVTASVSGFLGIPGILVLIAIEQFIL